The Capsicum annuum cultivar UCD-10X-F1 unplaced genomic scaffold, UCD10Xv1.1 ctg51906, whole genome shotgun sequence genome segment ACCCAAAACAGATGAATGAGCTTAAAGGATTCTCCTTTGATTGTCTATTAGAGTACCTAGACTCAAAATTTTCTCCAATCTCTGATTCTGTTTTCAGAACCTGTACCAAACTTCCATCAAGTATGACCAAAGAGATTCTAATTGCTGATATTATTGATGAGGTCGAAGAGTGGACACAACTTGTTGGTTTAATCCCAGACGAGCTAATAAAATGGGATATGAGCCATTCTTTGGGTAAATGTACGGACTTCGAGATTGAAGAATATGAATGTGGCACTGAAGTTGCTACGCATATTCTCCAAGAATTAGTAGATAAAGTTGTTTTAGACCTCTACAGTTCTAGCTAAATTTGGATGGAACTGTTAGTAGCTCCTTTTTTTGAGACTTTCTTGCAATCCTATCAGTGCTGTTCTCATGTGATAACTCTTGACTCGATAATGTCAAGCAAAGTATTTTGTACAAATCATTGATTCTGCATCTGATTCAACTTATTGTACTTGTGCTTTTGCATTTATGAATATTAAGAACAATCCCTTCGTGAACATCTGTTTGAAGTAGAACATTACAAGCACAAAATGAAAAATGGTTGAAATGTAAGAACAATTTGAAAGGAAACCCAATAAGCCTAAATGGATGCATATGCAGAAATCTGTTACTCCCTCCgacccaaattatgtgtcgcccgtcccaaaataaatgtcGTTTTCCTTATTTGGAAattattcaaaggcacaattacctTTTTACCTTTATAtgacccacttgattttaaatatattaatacttgTTTTTTAGTATTTGGTTTTTTAAAGTGAAAGCCTTATCacttcaatcaaaatttaaacttttagccttttatttttacagtatcaaaagtattttaaaccatagagagcaatttattctttttggttgGTTCTACATAAGAAAACCAgttttctttgacaactcattgTTCACATTACTGTGATCTCTCGAGTAAAAATTGGATCTTCAaagctaaaattaaagaaaacacgAATTTATAGGGATCCCATTTTCCACATATATCATCTTACAATTGGAAAAAGTAACAAACACAACTACAAAGATCAAACTTCTTTTGTTTAGAACGGAAAATTGATTGAGACAGTGAGCTACCCAAGAGACAACATCCTTCTCCGCTATTTTCTCTAATGCGTCATATGCCTCGTCAATACTTCACACTCAAAGTACATTGATAGGAGTGCATTTCTGACATAGCACATGATATGATATCCTACATTAACAAGTTAGCTGTGTAATTTGCTTTCCAAATTCGAATGCAGCAAcatcaagtaagaaaatattgtatgTCTGAACAAGCATTATAACAAgcatattttttacaaactctAAACATGAGTAGAAAATGTCCATTTCACTTTGTCTTGATGAATGTTTGATCCTTTTAGAAGCACCGTGATCTGAAGTTCACTCCACAGCAAActgttttctgttaatctttcgAGTATTGAATATTGTCGACCTCAGCTTCAACGTACTTCCACTTCACATGTATtaccacaaaaatgaaaatacacagcaaaacaatttcctacaattttgtttttagtttctacACTTATTTACTCCCGCACCAAATACTTAGTTTCCAACAAATATCAAGCTGATGCAATGCACCTCTCGGTGAGCTCTTCAAGAAGCTAGTCTTCAACAACCGCAACAAAACAGTAAAGTTAACAGCCtgaccttttcattttttttaggtAGGTCAACACAGATGACACACTCCTATTTTCTTTCCCACCATTCACAACCTTACGTTTCTcctttctcaactctctcttcCCCAAAAGTACATTGGCTAGTCCATGTTCTgtgatatttcaacataaacacCGATGATGAGACTGTCAGCTTATGATTAATTGTTCAGTCACTTGACAACAGTGAGAGTGACTCATAGAACACCAAATTTAACAAACATAACATGGAAGTTACCACCGTCTCAATTAATAACATCGTAAAGTGAGGATATCAATACCAATAAAACTTCAGATGCAAACTTTCAAATACAGTTTACACCAGTCAACGGCCATAAAcaataaagtataaatagaaaaaacaaatcaatgacatgaaagaaaaataaatgtcacagataatggaaaataaattttgtCAAGACTCAGGATCAATGAAGACTAAAGTCTATAGTGGTAGGATATCTGACAGGGAAAGGGAGCGAGACGACTTTGAATGGGACAAGGAAAGGTATAAGAAAATTAACATCACACCAATAAATTATGACAATCAAGATAGAATTCTTTTAAATTGGCAAAATGGGCATGAGGGAAACTATAATAACagtataaaaaaaaactttttaaaaatattaaattcatttcaCAAGAGGCTTGAGGTTGGAGGAATGGAACATTAAAAGGAACAGTTTGATTGTTGATACTTTTTTCTATAAGACAACTATAATATCGCGCTGACCTCTTAGATAGTCACTCAGCTAATAGTTATTACCTCAGAAAATCACCTTTCTTCTTGATTCTTAGAacgtgactttctgagataatactattagttgagtgactatattAGAAATCCACTCTGATATAACACAATCATATCTAAGAAGCTGAAGAAATGTATAATCTTTGTCTGCAGGTAGTTTTGGAGAAAAGACTAATAGTAGAAAATGTGGTAAGTATCATCATAGAGtagaaatcaactttaaaagaCCATTATATATAGTCTTCCCAGCTCCATCAACTGTCCTACAACAATAGAATCAAAACTAAGGGATGCTCAACCACGTTAAGCCTTGAGGAATAGTTTAGTCCAACAATACTTGATGATTTACGTAAGACAGAGGCTCGTTCTATAGGTCGAAAGACAGGTTTTGCGCAACATCACGACCCCTTGGACAAATTTTGTGAAGTCATGAGACTTTTTGTCAACCAGATTGCTGTTTCTCTAGACGACATTCCATCATCCCCGAATGGTTTCATCACACCAGCAAGCTCATTGATTTTTTCCTACTTAATTAGTCGCGCACAAACCTCCAAAAGAGACTCTAAAGCTTCAACTCTTTGTTCAGTGGGATTACCCCATTCGTATTTGTCCTCCTTACTAGCTAATGCGGCAAGTGACTTGAGCTGCGAAACCTTATCATCCAGTGCTCGAAGAGCGTCTTTCTTAGCCTGTTTGGTGTCATAAACCGAGGTTGCTTTGTTTTCAAGCTAGTCCTTGTGTAGAAGTGAACCATTGCTTTTAGTTGACAAGCAGTCAATAGCAACTTCTCTACACTAGCTACCATTTTTAGTTTTAGCAACACAGCATCTTGGTGCTGCCTCTAGATCTGGTTTTGCCGACTGTGAATTAGATGAAGTGCTTTCTTCATCGAAGGATCGTGTTTTATCGTTGACTCTTCCATCAGACAATGTCATTCTGCTAGATTTTGCGGAGATACATTCCACTATATCTGCTTCCTCATGGTCCAGTGGACTGCTCAACACCTCAAGCTCTTTTGTCTTGTTATTCTTTGTATCACCCTCATCAAATCGACTAACATGCTCCGGAGAAACATGCTCTTGTTCCTCAGACCATGTTTTTGCCCTTGAACTTGACGAGCTTGGAGTGATCGTAGTTTCTGTTTGTGAGATAGTCTCCTGTTGATCATATCCATTGCAAACATCTGCCTCACTCATCTCCCCACTTTTAGAATCCTCACTATCTTGAGAGATCCTAACCGAGTAGCTTGTTGGATCGACTTTCTTAGTGTCAAGTTTGGCTTGGAACGTGTTATAATTGTCAGATAAGTTTCTTGGCTGAATGTTATCACTTTCGTCAAAGTAAAGGACAGTTCTCTTCTCTTTTAGCTTCAACTGTCTGTCTCTGCTACCTCTCGGACTGatagattttttttctctttcgtTCTGCTCGGGGACTTCACAGGATGAAGGGTTGTGACACAAGAGGaggtatggttgcaaatgttgatgtctcaacaaCTCGGCAGCCTATAAgtagagttaaaaaaaaatatatcaagatgaatctcaatttaatactctctccgtttcattttgtttttctggTTTTGATTTggcatgaagtttaagaaagaaaagaagatttgaatcttgtgatcttaaaatAAACGTATGAAGAATGTATCAAAATGTAATTTAAGTTTGTGATCTTTAAACATGCCACGTAGAAAGTTAGAATTAAGGAGTTGTTGTAAAAGGAAAGAAACATTCgcttttaaacggactaaaaagaaaaataagacttGATAGATTGAAACGGAAAGAATAATACTTGAACATATGTAGCTCGCACTCACTGTAGGTCGGTGTTCTGGAGTTTTCCTTAGTATGCTTTTTATTATCGGTTTCCTGCAAGAATTATATCCGCTTTGTTAACTGACTGATTTGTTATACTTGTGGCATGCTGAGAAGGAAGATACTTACAAGGTAGAGGAGTATATAATCGGAAGTGGTGAGAACAAACCCCGGTTTATTTTGTTGATAAGTCCAGTTTAGTCCTGTTGGATTTACATTGTCACTATATCATATAGAAGATATAAGGATAaagaactcttttttttttgcgtAACAAGTATAACTTTTCGAGGTAATGTTTACGAAGTTCAGATAGCTGAAAAATCAACTTACAGAAGCTTTAAACTGGGGTCGATGTGCAGCAATGTCAAACATACAGTATCCTAAAATCACATTAAAGtgttagtattagggacatgatgtAAAGAGCTGAAATACATTGCTTCATCAACATTCTTATTTCTTACCAAGCGACCATATATCAGATTTATAGCCATAGAGTATGCCGGCAAGGAGCTCAGGGCACATGTCGTTTGGTGTGCCAGATACCTATTACATGAAATTTGTTCCAAAATTAAGGATTAGCTGTACAACTCAACGTCTTTTTCTCAAATGCATTAAGCTAGGTGCTATGGCGACAGGAGCTTTGTAATATGATGAataccacaatattttttttgataaaaaggaAGATGACCACCACAACATTTTGGTGCCTATGAGCGAAAATAAAAGCAAATTTTAGGTATTCTCGGTGTTGGAGGGAGAAGGGATTTCTCTCTTACTAAATAGATATGCTGAATCGATTGTCAGGTGAAAATGGATGGCCGAAACTTGAATGTAAGTAAGA includes the following:
- the LOC107846773 gene encoding LOW QUALITY PROTEIN: serine/threonine-protein kinase Nek6 (The sequence of the model RefSeq protein was modified relative to this genomic sequence to represent the inferred CDS: substituted 1 base at 1 genomic stop codon), producing VNWHPYLLEYKDGWVDKGSCICIIADYCDDENMAEVMRKSRRALFPEEKLCKWLTHLLLALEHLHSNRVHHRDLMLCNIFITKDNDIRLGDFGFGILLDAEGHASSVSGTPNDMCPELLAGILYGYKSDIWSLGYCMFDIAAHRPQFKASDXTGLINKINRGLFSPLPIIYSSTLKPIIKSILRKTPEHRPTAAELLRHQHLQPYLLLCHNPSSCEVPEQNEREKKSISPRGSRDRQLKLKEKRTVLYFDESDNIQPRNLSDNYNTFQAKLDTKKVDPTSYSVRISQDSEDSKSGEMSEADVCNGYDQQETISQTETTITPSSSSSRAKTWSEEQEHVSPEHVSRFDEGDTKNNKTKELEVLSSPLDHEEADIVECISAKSSRMTLSDGRVNDKTRSFDEESTSSNSQSAKPDLEAAPRCCAKKDALRALDDKVSQLKSLAALASKEDKYEWGNPTEQRVEALESLLETSFLKSSPRGALHQLDICWKLSICGSTLKLRSTIFNTRKINRKQFAVE